A genomic region of Chlorobaculum parvum NCIB 8327 contains the following coding sequences:
- a CDS encoding lysophospholipid acyltransferase family protein: MNRLLELFRTPLPHLTAGKALLLRMLMFPNLFLIRVEGASHLEAVGGKPCIFAFNHNNAFESLFVPVLLFYLRGGRTVSFVIDWMFGRLPVIGWMMNLIDPVYVHHKRSTMPFLERTRLREASSSSRGECIGRLASGKSIGIFPEGTRNPDPSTLLKAKPGIGYIALESGAPVLPVGIDFIASGKRNRVPSIGRIVVRFGRPMQFEEELSNYRSLPAEGQRVRKSELAREVAEQVMLSISVLCGKVYPHGGREESESITNDNQTMEALCPS; this comes from the coding sequence ATGAATCGATTGCTCGAACTGTTTCGCACACCGCTTCCGCATCTGACGGCGGGCAAGGCCTTGCTGCTCAGGATGCTCATGTTTCCCAATCTTTTTCTCATCAGGGTCGAAGGCGCCTCGCATCTCGAAGCGGTTGGCGGCAAGCCCTGCATCTTTGCGTTCAATCATAACAATGCGTTCGAGTCGCTGTTTGTGCCGGTGCTGCTCTTTTACCTGCGCGGTGGGCGGACGGTGAGTTTCGTGATCGACTGGATGTTCGGGCGGTTGCCGGTCATCGGCTGGATGATGAACCTTATCGATCCGGTCTATGTCCACCACAAGCGCTCCACCATGCCATTTCTCGAACGAACCCGCCTGCGGGAGGCTTCGTCGTCGAGCCGCGGAGAGTGCATCGGGCGGCTCGCTTCGGGGAAGAGTATCGGCATTTTTCCCGAAGGCACGCGCAATCCCGATCCTTCCACGCTGCTAAAAGCCAAGCCGGGTATCGGCTACATCGCGCTCGAATCGGGCGCTCCAGTGCTGCCGGTAGGCATCGACTTTATCGCGAGCGGCAAGCGCAACCGTGTGCCCTCCATCGGGCGCATCGTGGTGCGTTTCGGTCGTCCCATGCAGTTCGAAGAGGAGCTTTCCAACTACCGTTCGCTGCCCGCTGAGGGCCAGAGAGTCCGCAAAAGTGAGCTTGCGCGGGAGGTGGCCGAACAGGTCATGCTCTCCATTTCGGTGCTGTGCGGCAAGGTGTATCCGCACGGCGGCCGTGAGGAATCTGAATCTATCACAAACGACAACCAAACCATGGAGGCTTTATGTCCCTCATAA
- a CDS encoding metallophosphoesterase has translation MRLHQKKHPHLEKLLSTAKTVQLDSSSKVLILSDLHMGNGGRRDEFRRNARLVRSMLRDYYLPGSYSLALNGDVEELFKFSVDSITERWAEMYDLFLRFEKNGFLWKTYGNHDSDLDGERGYRLAPYLQEAVKFVYGDETLLLFHGHQASILLWETYPLVSRAIILFLRYIAKPIGIRNFSSAYNSRRRFAIEKSIYDFSNQAKIVSIIGHTHRPLFESLSKVDHLNYRIEELCRLYASADGGEKQGIQEQISELKAELDACFSQGKRIGLRSGRYNNIVIPSVFNSGCAIGKRGVTAIEIDGDRIRLVYWFKGKPGRRYVSDRNHEPEQLGNTGFYRIVLNEDQLDYVFSRIHLLA, from the coding sequence ATGCGTCTGCATCAGAAAAAACATCCTCATCTTGAGAAGTTGCTGTCAACAGCCAAGACGGTTCAGCTCGACAGCTCTTCAAAGGTGCTGATTCTCAGTGATTTACACATGGGCAATGGTGGTCGCCGGGATGAATTCCGGAGGAATGCGCGGCTGGTGCGTTCGATGCTGCGCGACTATTACCTTCCCGGCAGTTACAGTCTTGCCCTGAACGGCGATGTCGAAGAGTTATTCAAGTTTTCAGTGGACAGCATTACCGAGCGCTGGGCGGAGATGTACGATCTGTTTCTCCGCTTTGAAAAGAACGGTTTCCTCTGGAAGACCTACGGCAATCACGATTCCGATCTTGACGGAGAGCGCGGTTACCGGCTTGCGCCCTACCTGCAGGAGGCGGTCAAGTTTGTCTATGGCGACGAGACGTTGCTGCTCTTTCATGGCCACCAGGCTTCGATTCTGCTCTGGGAAACCTATCCGCTCGTGAGCCGTGCAATCATTCTGTTCCTGCGCTACATCGCCAAACCCATCGGTATCCGTAACTTCTCCTCTGCCTACAACAGCCGCCGCCGTTTCGCCATTGAAAAGTCGATCTACGATTTTTCCAACCAGGCCAAGATTGTCTCGATCATCGGTCACACGCACCGCCCGCTGTTCGAATCGCTCTCGAAGGTCGATCATCTCAACTACCGGATCGAGGAGCTCTGCCGTCTCTACGCCTCGGCTGATGGCGGGGAGAAGCAGGGGATTCAGGAGCAGATCAGCGAACTGAAAGCCGAGCTGGACGCCTGTTTTTCGCAGGGCAAAAGAATCGGTCTGCGCAGCGGGCGGTACAACAACATCGTCATTCCGAGCGTGTTCAACTCCGGCTGCGCTATCGGCAAGCGCGGTGTGACCGCCATCGAAATCGACGGTGACCGCATTCGGCTGGTTTACTGGTTCAAGGGCAAGCCGGGCAGGCGCTACGTCAGCGACCGCAACCACGAGCCAGAACAGCTCGGAAACACCGGTTTTTACCGCATCGTGCTTAACGAGGACCAACTCGACTACGTGTTTTCGCGGATTCACCTGTTGGCTTGA
- a CDS encoding metallophosphoesterase family protein has product MKCFSNLERLLHASETIDISRDSRIVVFSDLHLGDGGRNDEFRHNGPLFETLLRNHYLSGRFSLVLNGDIEELFKFDLHSIEAAWGELWELFLLFRRNGFVRKLYGNHDHALLDHSDYRLADVLAESLCLHYEGQRLLLFHGHQASPYLNEPSSIFSRSLFYLLRYFARPFGFRNYSVSYSNRKRYAIERSVYEFSNRSKVISIIGHTHRPLFESMSKLDYLNYRIEELCRSYTEADVALQQSIEHEIGELRRELESCYRDGSRKSLRSGRYDTIAIPSIFNSGCCIGKRGVTALEIEDGMIRLVYWTKDGMRGTYPGERLHKAEELGSSGIYRIVLNEDRLDYVFSRIRLLA; this is encoded by the coding sequence ATGAAGTGCTTCTCCAATCTTGAACGACTGCTTCACGCTTCCGAAACCATCGATATCAGCCGCGATTCGAGGATCGTCGTCTTCAGTGATCTGCATCTGGGTGACGGCGGGCGTAATGACGAATTCCGGCATAACGGGCCGCTATTCGAAACGCTTCTGCGCAACCATTACCTTTCCGGCAGATTCAGTCTGGTGCTGAACGGCGATATCGAGGAGCTGTTCAAGTTCGACCTGCACAGCATCGAGGCCGCGTGGGGCGAGCTGTGGGAGCTTTTTTTGCTGTTCAGGCGAAACGGGTTCGTGCGCAAGCTCTACGGCAACCACGACCATGCACTTCTTGATCACAGCGATTACCGTCTCGCCGATGTGCTGGCCGAGTCGCTCTGCCTGCACTACGAAGGTCAGCGTCTGTTGCTGTTCCATGGCCATCAGGCTTCGCCCTATCTGAACGAACCGAGTTCGATTTTCAGCCGATCGCTGTTCTATCTTCTCCGCTACTTTGCCCGCCCGTTCGGCTTTCGCAACTACTCGGTTTCATACAGCAACCGCAAGCGCTACGCCATCGAGCGTTCGGTCTATGAGTTTTCCAACCGTTCGAAGGTGATTTCAATCATTGGCCACACCCACCGGCCGCTGTTCGAATCGATGTCGAAGCTCGATTATCTGAACTACCGCATCGAGGAGCTGTGCCGCAGCTACACCGAAGCGGACGTCGCGCTCCAGCAGTCGATCGAGCATGAAATCGGCGAGCTGCGGCGTGAGCTTGAATCGTGCTACCGAGATGGTTCCCGCAAAAGTCTGAGAAGCGGCCGTTACGACACCATCGCTATTCCGAGCATCTTCAATTCGGGCTGTTGCATCGGTAAACGCGGCGTGACGGCTCTCGAAATCGAGGACGGCATGATCCGGCTGGTCTATTGGACAAAAGACGGGATGAGAGGCACCTATCCCGGGGAGCGCCTCCACAAGGCCGAAGAGCTGGGCAGCAGCGGCATTTACCGCATCGTGCTGAATGAAGACCGGCTCGATTATGTGTTTTCGCGGATTCGGCTGCTGGCGTGA
- the ppk1 gene encoding polyphosphate kinase 1 — MSETSSDNLLNTITPKPVKLNGKGRIEDFSDPSLYINRELSWLLFNQRVLEEATRPGLHPLLERVKFISIFSSNLDEFFMIRVAGIEKQVEAGIQKKTVDGFTPNEQLEQIRSAVLKQLEQRHTCLYDDLIPAMAAEGITFVSFRELPQQERDALTDYFFKEIYPVLTPLAFDTGHPFPFMSNLSLNLAIELEDCEHGNIKFARVKVPNILPRLLKLNDIEGIESSDSAIRFLWMEDLIQNNLERLFPKMKIIRSHQFRIIRDADIEIEEDEAGDLLQTIEKGVRSRRYGDVVRLDVSPKMPAFIRQLLINNLEVDERNVYEIDGTLGLSCLIELLKIDLPGLKDEPFIPFNPFEEKRTTDLFNAIRDRDILLYHPYDSFQPVVDFIDRAASDPDVLSIKQTLYRVGGNSPIVKSLMKAAELGKQVAVLVELKARFDEENNIVWAKALEEVGAHVIYGLPGLKTHAKLTMVVRREPVGLKRYLHLGTGNYNPSTGKLYTDYSFFTDDEALAGEVAELFNALTGYFRHTGYHHLLVSPINTRQRIIEMIEREIEWKTKTGSGHVMMKMNSLVDPATIRALYKASCAGVTIDLVVRGICCLKPGVQGVSENIRVVSIIGRYLEHSRAYYFANGGRPEVYLGSADIMPRNLDDRVETLFPIFDPELVQRVKADLDLMLSDNVKAWRIRPDGTCEPLVNEAPKVNSQDRFMKRGQQKKKSTGIKRGLTMN, encoded by the coding sequence ATGAGCGAAACCAGTTCCGACAACCTTCTGAACACCATCACGCCGAAGCCGGTAAAACTCAACGGCAAAGGCCGCATCGAGGATTTTTCCGATCCGTCGCTCTACATCAACCGCGAGCTGAGCTGGCTGCTCTTCAACCAGCGGGTGCTCGAAGAGGCCACGCGCCCCGGCCTGCATCCGTTGCTCGAACGGGTCAAGTTCATCTCGATCTTCAGCTCCAACCTCGACGAGTTTTTCATGATCCGCGTGGCGGGCATCGAAAAGCAGGTCGAGGCGGGAATCCAGAAAAAAACGGTCGATGGCTTCACCCCGAACGAGCAGCTCGAACAGATCCGCTCGGCGGTGCTCAAACAGCTCGAACAGCGCCACACCTGCCTCTACGACGACCTCATTCCGGCGATGGCGGCGGAAGGCATCACCTTCGTTTCGTTCAGGGAGTTACCGCAACAGGAGCGCGACGCACTGACCGACTATTTCTTCAAGGAGATCTATCCGGTACTCACGCCGCTGGCCTTCGACACCGGCCACCCGTTCCCGTTCATGTCGAACCTGTCGCTGAACCTGGCCATCGAGCTGGAGGATTGCGAGCACGGCAACATCAAATTCGCCCGCGTCAAGGTACCAAACATCCTGCCCCGCCTGCTCAAGCTCAACGACATCGAGGGCATCGAATCGAGCGACTCCGCGATACGTTTCCTCTGGATGGAAGACCTGATCCAGAACAACCTGGAGCGGCTCTTCCCGAAGATGAAAATCATCCGCTCGCACCAGTTCCGAATCATTCGGGACGCCGATATCGAAATCGAGGAAGACGAGGCTGGCGACCTGTTACAGACCATCGAAAAAGGGGTGCGCTCGCGCCGCTACGGCGACGTGGTCAGGCTCGACGTCAGCCCGAAAATGCCCGCATTCATCCGGCAACTGCTCATCAACAACCTTGAGGTTGACGAGCGAAACGTCTATGAAATCGATGGAACGCTCGGGCTCAGCTGCCTGATCGAGCTGCTGAAAATCGACCTCCCCGGTTTGAAGGACGAGCCGTTCATCCCTTTCAATCCGTTTGAGGAGAAGCGCACCACCGACCTGTTCAACGCGATTCGCGACCGGGATATTCTGCTCTACCACCCGTACGACTCGTTCCAGCCGGTGGTGGATTTCATCGACCGCGCGGCCAGTGACCCGGATGTGCTCTCCATCAAGCAGACGCTCTACCGTGTCGGAGGCAACTCGCCCATCGTCAAATCGCTGATGAAGGCGGCCGAATTGGGCAAGCAGGTAGCCGTGCTGGTGGAGTTGAAGGCGCGCTTCGACGAGGAGAACAACATCGTCTGGGCCAAGGCGCTCGAAGAGGTCGGTGCGCACGTCATCTACGGTCTGCCGGGGCTGAAAACCCACGCCAAGCTCACGATGGTCGTGCGCCGCGAACCCGTAGGCCTGAAACGCTACCTGCATCTCGGCACGGGCAACTACAACCCGTCAACCGGCAAGCTCTACACCGACTACAGCTTCTTTACCGACGACGAAGCGCTGGCCGGTGAAGTGGCCGAGCTGTTCAACGCCCTGACCGGCTACTTCCGCCACACCGGCTACCACCACCTGCTGGTATCGCCGATCAACACACGGCAGCGGATCATCGAAATGATCGAGCGGGAAATCGAGTGGAAAACCAAAACCGGAAGCGGCCACGTGATGATGAAGATGAACTCGCTGGTCGATCCGGCCACCATTCGGGCGCTCTACAAAGCATCGTGCGCCGGAGTGACGATCGATCTGGTGGTCAGGGGCATCTGCTGCCTCAAGCCGGGCGTGCAGGGAGTCAGCGAAAACATCCGGGTGGTGAGCATCATCGGGCGCTACCTCGAACACAGCCGCGCCTACTATTTCGCCAACGGCGGAAGGCCAGAGGTGTACCTCGGCAGCGCCGACATCATGCCGCGCAACCTCGACGACCGGGTCGAAACTCTCTTCCCGATCTTCGACCCCGAGCTGGTACAACGGGTAAAGGCCGATCTCGACCTGATGCTGTCGGACAACGTGAAGGCCTGGCGCATCCGGCCCGACGGCACCTGCGAACCGCTGGTCAACGAAGCGCCGAAGGTCAACAGCCAGGATCGCTTCATGAAACGCGGTCAGCAGAAAAAGAAATCGACCGGAATCAAGCGCGGCCTGACGATGAACTGA
- a CDS encoding HAD family hydrolase, whose protein sequence is MNQQKTSPFSAVVFDLDGTLLNTIEDISYCLNSVLDQHGYPTHSLDRCREMIGFGMRVLIKKAVPEEAHDEAITEPLLKEMQACYAEHWNERSRPYDGIDTLLNAIDELGLKKAVLSNKPDRFTRQCAEELLAPWTFDAIMGFREEIPAKPDPQGALRVADMLGVSPSSILYVGDSGVDMETAVAAGMYPLGVLWGYRPAEDLLATGARHLVSTPEEIIPLLSF, encoded by the coding sequence ATGAACCAGCAAAAAACCTCCCCGTTCTCCGCTGTGGTGTTCGACCTGGACGGCACCCTGCTCAACACCATCGAAGACATCTCGTACTGCCTCAACTCGGTGCTCGACCAACACGGCTACCCTACCCACTCGCTTGACCGTTGCCGGGAAATGATTGGATTCGGGATGCGCGTACTGATAAAGAAAGCGGTGCCGGAAGAGGCGCACGACGAGGCGATCACCGAACCGTTGCTCAAGGAGATGCAGGCCTGTTACGCCGAGCACTGGAACGAACGTTCACGGCCTTATGACGGCATCGACACCCTGCTAAACGCCATCGACGAACTCGGCCTGAAAAAGGCGGTCCTCTCCAACAAGCCCGACCGCTTTACCCGCCAGTGCGCCGAAGAGTTGCTCGCGCCGTGGACATTCGACGCCATCATGGGCTTCCGGGAAGAGATTCCGGCCAAGCCAGATCCCCAGGGCGCCCTGCGCGTCGCCGATATGCTCGGAGTCTCCCCCTCCTCGATTCTCTACGTCGGCGACAGCGGGGTCGACATGGAAACCGCCGTAGCAGCAGGCATGTATCCGCTTGGCGTGCTTTGGGGCTACCGCCCGGCCGAAGACCTGCTCGCCACGGGAGCCCGGCACCTGGTTTCCACACCGGAAGAGATCATTCCGCTGCTCTCTTTTTAA
- a CDS encoding CHAD domain-containing protein: MSTAPESLYFRVSGDDPLDQTVGRNLPDGWKIAKISTRRERQIFYDTFEEEAFRNGFAVVRRKAKLLVIELDTGLTLAEAPFSGSPASFFAASLPEGTAQKLLLKCSDLRAFINRCTIDHFISSWRLLDEDDKTVAKLEYESIHPVDKNSDAVFPRHYSITPLKGYHKELSQMLMALPEPVDAYRIVSFKERYMTIMEAAAPFGQGYSAKLHLQLDPKAPIHENIKRLLRFTTSIMEINESGIRKDIDSEFLHDYRVAVRRSRSIIKLLNGAFVPEKTAWALAGLRELGKGTNELRDSDVYLLRRDEYTSLLPQSLQTALNPFFSDIEAAKRLHHKQFCRYLSSREYLDFMTSWKAFIDDEKLPDEELAPLAAQPTAVVAAKTIRKALKKVLVHGRRTGQETSDAELHELRIDCKKLRYLLEFFSSLFPPKAASRVLKQMKALQDNLGTFVDMSVQMTFLQSRLEEIPAGRGGIEEAAAIGGLLTTLYNEREKVREHFHEIFSGFDNEETGNLFDELLNGLASA; the protein is encoded by the coding sequence ATGAGCACCGCTCCCGAAAGCCTTTACTTCAGGGTCAGCGGAGACGATCCGCTGGATCAGACCGTCGGGCGTAACCTGCCTGATGGCTGGAAGATCGCTAAAATCTCCACACGACGGGAGCGCCAGATTTTTTACGATACGTTTGAGGAAGAGGCGTTCCGCAATGGTTTTGCCGTCGTGCGCAGGAAGGCCAAGCTGCTGGTCATCGAGCTCGACACCGGCCTGACGCTTGCCGAAGCCCCCTTTTCCGGCTCACCAGCCTCATTTTTCGCTGCCTCCCTGCCGGAAGGCACAGCGCAGAAGCTGCTCCTGAAATGCAGCGACCTCCGCGCGTTCATCAACCGCTGCACCATCGACCACTTCATCTCCTCATGGCGACTGCTGGACGAGGACGATAAAACCGTCGCCAAGCTCGAATACGAATCGATCCACCCGGTTGACAAAAACAGTGATGCCGTCTTTCCGCGCCACTATTCGATCACACCACTGAAAGGCTACCACAAGGAGCTTTCGCAGATGCTCATGGCGCTCCCCGAACCGGTCGATGCCTACCGCATCGTCAGCTTCAAAGAGCGCTACATGACCATCATGGAGGCCGCCGCACCGTTCGGGCAGGGCTACTCTGCAAAGCTGCATCTGCAACTCGACCCGAAAGCGCCGATCCACGAAAACATCAAGCGGCTGCTGCGCTTCACCACCTCGATCATGGAGATCAACGAGTCGGGCATCCGCAAAGACATCGACTCCGAATTTCTGCACGACTACCGGGTGGCCGTCCGCCGGAGCCGCTCGATCATCAAGCTGCTCAACGGCGCGTTCGTGCCCGAAAAGACCGCTTGGGCGCTGGCCGGGCTGCGCGAGCTGGGCAAGGGCACCAACGAGCTGCGCGACAGCGACGTCTATCTGCTCCGCCGCGACGAGTACACCTCGCTTCTGCCGCAGTCGCTTCAGACTGCGCTCAATCCCTTTTTCAGCGACATTGAAGCTGCCAAACGCTTGCATCACAAACAATTCTGTCGTTACCTTTCAAGCAGGGAATATCTCGACTTCATGACCTCCTGGAAAGCGTTTATCGACGACGAAAAACTTCCGGATGAGGAACTTGCTCCGCTGGCAGCCCAACCAACCGCGGTTGTTGCAGCCAAAACGATCAGAAAAGCCCTGAAAAAGGTGCTCGTGCATGGCCGGAGAACCGGACAGGAAACCAGCGACGCCGAGCTGCATGAACTGCGCATCGATTGCAAAAAGCTGCGCTACCTGCTCGAATTCTTCTCATCGCTCTTTCCGCCGAAAGCGGCATCCAGAGTGCTTAAACAGATGAAAGCGTTGCAGGACAACCTCGGCACTTTCGTGGACATGTCGGTGCAGATGACCTTCCTGCAAAGCCGCCTTGAAGAGATTCCGGCTGGCAGAGGCGGCATCGAAGAGGCGGCGGCCATCGGCGGACTGCTCACCACGCTGTACAACGAAAGGGAGAAAGTCAGAGAACATTTCCATGAAATCTTTTCCGGTTTCGACAACGAAGAGACCGGAAACCTGTTCGATGAACTCCTGAACGGACTTGCCTCAGCATGA
- the trmH gene encoding tRNA (guanosine(18)-2'-O)-methyltransferase TrmH, whose translation MIAPERFQKIHQLLERRQTDLTLVMDNVNKPHNLAAIIRSCDAVGIHQVHAISRRSSIRTKQHTAAGASRWVKVGLSDSIVPVGEKIREAGMQILVATYRPDAVDFRSIDYTRPTAIVMGEELTGPSEEAMNLADHFVYIPMFGMVESLNVSVAAALILFEAQRQRKAADLYDSRHFSDAEFERLLFEYAYPRLSAVLREQGKPYPQLDEQGSFHTGDVAE comes from the coding sequence TTGATAGCCCCCGAACGATTTCAGAAAATCCACCAGCTTCTTGAAAGGCGCCAGACCGACCTGACGCTCGTCATGGACAACGTCAACAAGCCGCACAACCTGGCGGCCATCATCCGGAGTTGCGACGCGGTCGGCATCCACCAGGTGCACGCCATCTCCCGGCGCTCCTCGATCAGAACCAAGCAGCACACCGCCGCCGGCGCAAGCCGCTGGGTCAAGGTCGGCCTGAGCGATTCGATCGTGCCGGTCGGCGAAAAGATCCGGGAAGCGGGCATGCAGATTCTCGTCGCCACCTACCGGCCCGATGCGGTCGACTTCCGCTCGATCGACTACACCCGTCCGACAGCCATCGTGATGGGCGAAGAGCTGACCGGCCCGTCCGAAGAGGCGATGAACCTGGCCGACCATTTCGTGTACATTCCCATGTTCGGCATGGTTGAATCGCTGAACGTCTCGGTCGCGGCAGCCCTGATTTTGTTCGAAGCACAACGGCAGCGCAAGGCGGCCGACTTGTACGACTCACGGCACTTCAGCGACGCAGAGTTCGAGCGCCTGCTGTTCGAATACGCCTACCCTCGCCTGAGCGCTGTGTTGCGCGAACAGGGTAAACCTTATCCGCAACTTGACGAGCAGGGCTCATTCCACACAGGCGATGTTGCGGAATAG
- a CDS encoding class I SAM-dependent methyltransferase has translation MTTRIAPHCARLTAVDSSREMIRMLNEKVAAGNIVNIEPLHLDFSRPEKATELAGDFDFVFSSMTLHHIPDPESFLRELIGHMSPGGTLSIADLDAEDGLFHDDATEKVHHGFDRQELQSSLESAGFANVAFITAHVIEKKNRAGKQTAYPIFLLTAVKPQP, from the coding sequence GTGACCACGCGCATCGCGCCCCACTGCGCCCGGCTGACCGCCGTGGACAGCTCGCGCGAAATGATCCGGATGCTCAATGAAAAAGTCGCTGCCGGAAACATCGTCAACATCGAGCCTTTGCATCTCGATTTCAGCCGCCCCGAAAAGGCTACGGAACTTGCCGGTGACTTCGACTTCGTCTTCAGCAGCATGACCCTGCACCACATTCCCGACCCCGAAAGCTTCCTGCGGGAACTGATCGGCCACATGTCGCCCGGCGGAACGCTCTCCATTGCCGATCTGGACGCCGAGGACGGGTTGTTCCACGACGACGCGACCGAAAAGGTGCATCACGGCTTCGACCGACAGGAGTTGCAATCGAGCCTCGAATCGGCAGGCTTTGCAAACGTCGCCTTCATCACGGCGCACGTCATCGAAAAAAAGAACCGCGCAGGCAAGCAGACCGCCTACCCGATTTTCCTCCTCACAGCAGTCAAACCTCAGCCATAA
- a CDS encoding class I SAM-dependent methyltransferase yields the protein MTDKNWTDTQRFDDKAAEWDDNARRAAMADAVARAIIAHMPINKPQNALEFGCGTGPW from the coding sequence ATGACCGACAAAAACTGGACCGATACCCAACGTTTTGACGACAAGGCTGCCGAGTGGGACGACAACGCACGCCGCGCGGCAATGGCCGATGCGGTGGCCCGCGCCATCATTGCCCATATGCCGATCAACAAGCCGCAGAATGCGCTCGAATTCGGCTGTGGCACCGGCCCCTGGTGA
- a CDS encoding ParA family protein, with protein sequence MKTIALYSIKGGVGKTAAAVNLSFLAASPSTPSLICDLDPQGASSFYFRIKASKKYNSEKFLKGNQKIIRNIKATDFDHLDLLPSDMSYRNLDIELSEAKNPKKKLSKNLEGLEEEYKYLFFDCPPNLTLLSESVFRASDLILVPIIPTTLSIRTFNQLLDFFRQSGLDTSKIVGFFSMEEKRKTMHREIVDEFREDPVMLNQTIPYSSDVEKMGNFRAPLNAVHPSAPAAKAYQSLWDEVRERVHR encoded by the coding sequence ATGAAAACCATCGCGCTCTACAGCATCAAAGGCGGAGTCGGCAAAACAGCCGCCGCCGTGAACCTCTCGTTCCTTGCCGCCTCTCCCTCGACGCCATCGCTCATCTGCGACCTCGATCCACAGGGCGCAAGTTCTTTTTATTTCAGGATTAAAGCCTCGAAGAAGTACAACAGCGAGAAGTTCCTGAAGGGCAACCAGAAGATCATTCGCAACATCAAGGCAACCGATTTCGACCATCTCGACCTGTTGCCTTCGGACATGTCGTACCGGAACCTCGACATTGAGCTTTCGGAAGCAAAAAACCCGAAGAAAAAGCTCTCAAAAAACCTCGAAGGGCTGGAAGAGGAGTACAAGTACCTCTTTTTCGACTGCCCGCCGAACCTCACCCTGCTTTCGGAAAGCGTGTTCCGGGCCTCGGATCTGATTCTCGTGCCGATCATCCCCACAACGCTCTCCATCCGCACCTTCAACCAGCTCCTCGACTTTTTCAGGCAAAGCGGACTGGACACAAGCAAAATTGTCGGCTTTTTCTCGATGGAGGAGAAGCGCAAAACCATGCACAGGGAGATTGTCGACGAGTTCCGCGAAGACCCGGTCATGCTGAACCAGACCATTCCCTACAGCTCGGATGTCGAAAAAATGGGCAACTTCCGCGCCCCACTCAACGCCGTCCATCCCAGCGCGCCGGCTGCGAAGGCTTACCAGAGCTTATGGGATGAGGTGCGAGAACGGGTTCACCGTTAA
- a CDS encoding NEL-type E3 ubiquitin ligase domain-containing protein has translation MSDNSVQSSIAGQNAGLPENGALPLAQVGRVIATRELRPMSASNQHRSEMKRTFRDVMGTLDGTTDIDCSNMGLTSLEGCPEIVEGSFNCSGNELTSLEGAPHVTGSFDCSGNKLASLEGAPRKVSGDFNCSHNLLNCLKGAPAKVKGSFDCSRNRLIALTGAPKKVKGLFDCSGNNLVSLHGAPLITGSFNCSNNRLRTLHGAPDEVHFDFDCSSNMISTLDGAPEFVNGHFSCANNLLENLEHGPLEVTGDFNCSGNRLTNLKRFPKKVIGSLDCAENPAVSCDTVRQDPGNRCVRLVQGGSTRCCCQESTPEKSVALSPPSPPINTAI, from the coding sequence ATGTCTGATAACTCTGTTCAATCATCGATTGCCGGACAAAACGCGGGACTCCCGGAAAACGGAGCCTTACCCCTCGCACAGGTCGGCCGCGTCATCGCCACGCGCGAGCTGCGCCCGATGTCGGCATCGAATCAACATCGATCGGAAATGAAACGCACATTCAGGGATGTGATGGGCACGCTCGACGGCACCACCGATATTGACTGCTCGAACATGGGGCTCACCTCGCTCGAAGGTTGCCCGGAAATCGTGGAAGGCTCGTTCAACTGCTCCGGCAACGAGCTGACTTCGCTCGAAGGCGCACCGCACGTCACCGGCAGCTTTGACTGTTCCGGCAACAAGCTCGCCTCGCTCGAAGGCGCGCCGCGCAAGGTCAGCGGCGACTTCAACTGCTCCCACAATTTGCTGAACTGCCTGAAAGGCGCACCGGCAAAGGTGAAAGGATCGTTCGACTGCTCCCGCAACCGCCTCATCGCGCTCACCGGTGCACCGAAAAAGGTGAAGGGACTGTTCGACTGTTCCGGCAACAACCTCGTTTCGCTTCACGGAGCACCGCTCATCACCGGTTCGTTCAACTGCTCGAACAACCGCCTGCGCACCCTGCACGGCGCGCCGGACGAAGTGCACTTCGACTTCGACTGCTCCTCGAACATGATCTCCACGCTCGACGGCGCCCCGGAATTCGTCAACGGCCACTTCTCCTGCGCGAACAACCTGCTGGAGAACCTCGAACACGGTCCGCTCGAAGTCACGGGTGATTTCAACTGTTCCGGCAACCGGCTCACGAACCTGAAACGGTTCCCAAAAAAAGTCATCGGCTCGCTCGACTGCGCAGAAAATCCGGCCGTGTCGTGCGATACCGTCCGGCAGGATCCCGGCAACCGTTGCGTCCGGCTGGTTCAGGGTGGCTCGACCCGCTGCTGCTGCCAGGAATCGACCCCGGAAAAATCTGTCGCGCTGAGTCCGCCATCTCCACCGATCAACACTGCAATCTGA